A window from Candidatus Dormiibacterota bacterium encodes these proteins:
- a CDS encoding DNA-3-methyladenine glycosylase 2 family protein — MPPQASAAWPLPFPLDLDLTLGVFRRGPSDPTIRFGPDDVWRAARTPDGAASLRLRLEGARLLTDAWGPGAAWMIERAPALAGFQDQPDAFRPANRLLADLHRHHPGLRLGRTGLVFEALLPTILEQKVPGVEAYASYAQLVRALGEPAPGDVGLRLPPEPARLVATPYWAVHRFGIERRRFGVIQTVAALAGRLETTADMDPVEARRLLTSLPGIGPWSAAEVSVVAYGDRDAVSVGDYHLPHQVAWGLAGEVRGSDARMLELLEPYRGHRARVIRLLTLGGIQAPRFGPRMRLRRISAI, encoded by the coding sequence GTGCCGCCCCAAGCCAGCGCCGCGTGGCCTCTCCCCTTCCCGCTCGATCTTGACCTGACGCTCGGCGTATTCCGGCGCGGACCGTCGGATCCGACGATCCGCTTCGGACCGGACGACGTCTGGCGAGCCGCGCGCACCCCGGATGGAGCAGCATCGCTGCGGCTTCGGCTCGAAGGGGCCCGCCTTCTGACCGATGCCTGGGGTCCCGGGGCCGCATGGATGATCGAGCGCGCGCCCGCGCTGGCGGGCTTCCAGGACCAGCCGGACGCATTTCGCCCGGCAAACCGGCTGCTGGCGGACCTGCACCGCCACCATCCCGGGCTTCGTCTCGGGCGGACCGGGCTGGTGTTCGAAGCCCTGCTGCCGACCATCCTGGAGCAGAAGGTGCCGGGCGTCGAAGCCTACGCGTCGTATGCCCAGCTGGTGCGGGCGCTGGGTGAGCCGGCGCCGGGCGATGTGGGCCTACGACTTCCGCCCGAACCTGCTCGGTTGGTCGCCACGCCGTATTGGGCGGTACATCGCTTCGGCATCGAGCGCCGGCGCTTCGGGGTGATCCAGACGGTCGCCGCCCTGGCCGGCCGGTTGGAGACCACCGCCGATATGGACCCGGTCGAGGCTCGTCGGCTCCTGACGTCGCTGCCGGGCATCGGACCCTGGTCCGCGGCTGAAGTGTCCGTCGTGGCGTACGGCGACCGGGACGCGGTCTCGGTCGGCGATTACCATCTGCCGCACCAGGTGGCCTGGGGGCTCGCCGGCGAAGTGCGGGGCAGCGACGCCCGCATGCTGGAACTGCTCGAGCCTTACCGCGGCCACCGCGCGCGTGTGATCCGCCTACTAACGCTCGGCGGGATCCAGGCGCCGCGCTTCGGACCGCGAATGCGCCTCCGGCGGATCTCCGCGATTTAG
- a CDS encoding NifU family protein, with protein MPPAITVTSAAQTKIDAVRSKTGHPDACLRIAIAGRRGGQFVYELDLVAPEDAPPTDVVVETAALRLLVEPDSAANLEGAVIDLDPSAMGGALRIDNPNEGWRDPVAARIQEVLDEQINPSVAAHGGFVDLLEVRGGAAYVQLGGGCQGCAQVDVTLRQGIEVAIKAAVPQITEVIDVTDHAAGSNPYFQPAKKAS; from the coding sequence ATGCCGCCTGCGATCACCGTGACATCTGCGGCGCAGACGAAGATCGATGCCGTACGCTCGAAGACCGGCCACCCGGACGCGTGCCTGCGGATTGCGATCGCGGGCCGCCGTGGTGGGCAGTTCGTCTACGAGCTGGACCTGGTCGCGCCTGAGGATGCCCCACCGACCGACGTCGTGGTGGAGACGGCGGCCCTTCGCCTGCTCGTCGAGCCGGACAGTGCCGCCAACCTCGAAGGGGCGGTCATCGACCTCGACCCTTCCGCGATGGGCGGGGCGCTGCGGATCGACAATCCGAACGAAGGCTGGCGTGATCCCGTCGCGGCGCGCATCCAGGAGGTGCTCGACGAGCAGATCAATCCGTCCGTCGCGGCCCACGGTGGCTTTGTCGATCTGCTCGAGGTTCGCGGCGGCGCCGCCTATGTTCAATTGGGCGGAGGCTGCCAGGGCTGCGCCCAGGTCGACGTCACGCTCCGCCAGGGTATCGAGGTCGCGATCAAGGCGGCGGTCCCGCAGATCACCGAAGTGATCGACGTCACCGACCACGCCGCAGGGTCAAACCCGTACTTCCAGCCCGCTAAGAAAGCCTCCTAA
- a CDS encoding ATP-grasp domain-containing protein has protein sequence MARILLLIPSRTYRTHDFMTAASRLDVEVVVGSEHRPALAGLMDGRHLRLDFEDLSRSTERIVAFAQTRPLAAVVAVDDAGTLLAATAAQALGLPHNPVDAVEAAHDKAGMRERFAAAGLLTPRFTTADIDADPQTIAAAARFPCVVKPLDLSGSQGVVKVEDAASFPRVFTRVAAIVAACRPNGMRRSVLVEDFIPGEEVAVEALLRGGELEVLAIFDKPDPLNGPFFEETIYVTPSRLPPDRQRQIIATTARAGRALGLTDGPIHAELRLNDHGIWMLEVAARSIGGLCSRTLRFGSGISLEELILRHAAGLPMPSHQRESAAAGVMMLPIRDRGRLRAVEGQGEAKQVPGVDGLVITIPPGEPLVPLPEGDRYLGFMFARADSPAAVEAALRQAYAQLRVVTDG, from the coding sequence ATGGCACGCATCCTCCTGCTGATCCCGAGCCGCACCTATCGCACGCACGATTTCATGACCGCGGCGTCCCGCCTCGACGTCGAGGTCGTGGTCGGCTCAGAGCACCGGCCGGCGCTCGCCGGCTTGATGGATGGTCGCCATCTCCGGCTCGACTTCGAGGATCTCAGCCGCTCGACGGAGCGCATCGTCGCCTTTGCGCAGACGCGTCCGCTGGCTGCGGTTGTCGCCGTCGATGACGCCGGAACATTGCTGGCGGCCACGGCCGCCCAGGCGCTCGGCCTCCCACACAATCCGGTCGATGCGGTGGAGGCGGCGCACGACAAGGCGGGCATGCGTGAGCGCTTCGCGGCGGCCGGACTGCTAACGCCACGATTTACGACCGCGGACATCGACGCCGATCCGCAAACGATCGCCGCGGCCGCGCGCTTTCCCTGCGTCGTCAAGCCGCTCGACCTTTCGGGCAGCCAGGGCGTGGTGAAGGTCGAGGATGCCGCGAGCTTTCCCCGGGTCTTCACCCGGGTGGCGGCGATCGTCGCCGCGTGCCGGCCGAACGGAATGCGCCGTTCGGTCCTGGTCGAGGACTTCATCCCAGGTGAGGAGGTGGCAGTCGAGGCGCTGCTTCGCGGTGGCGAGCTCGAGGTGCTGGCCATCTTCGACAAGCCCGATCCGCTGAACGGCCCCTTCTTCGAGGAAACGATCTATGTCACGCCGTCGCGCCTTCCACCGGACCGGCAAAGACAAATCATCGCGACCACCGCGCGGGCGGGGCGAGCTCTTGGCCTGACGGACGGCCCGATCCACGCCGAGCTGCGGCTCAACGACCATGGCATCTGGATGCTCGAGGTCGCCGCGCGCTCCATCGGTGGCCTCTGCTCCCGAACCCTTCGATTCGGGTCGGGCATCTCGCTCGAGGAGCTGATCCTTCGGCATGCGGCCGGCCTACCGATGCCATCGCACCAGCGAGAGTCGGCGGCGGCCGGCGTGATGATGCTGCCGATTCGGGACCGCGGACGGCTGCGCGCCGTCGAGGGACAGGGCGAGGCGAAGCAAGTGCCGGGCGTCGACGGTCTGGTGATCACAATTCCGCCGGGCGAGCCGCTGGTGCCGCTGCCGGAGGGTGACCGCTATCTTGGCTTCATGTTCGCGCGCGCCGACTCGCCGGCTGCCGTCGAAGCCGCCCTGCGGCAAGCGTATGCGCAGCTTCGTGTCGTGACCGATGGCTGA